TTAATGGTAAAATGCAAGTGGTTGTGTCGAAATGTGTTGAATGAAAAAAATGTAAACTTTTTGCTGCGAAATAAAAAACAACTTATGGGGAGGTCCTTTCACGTGAAGAAAAAAACTTACTACATTACAACGCCTATCTACTATCCGAGTGACCGGTTGCATATTGGTCATGCCTATTGCACGACGATTGCCGATGCCGTGGCGCGTTATCGTCGCATGTCCGGGTATGACGTTTTCTTTCTGACCGGCTCGGATGAGCATGGACAAAAAATCCAGCGCAAGGCAGCAGAAGGAAATGTCACGCCGAAAGAATACGTCGACGGCATCGTGGCTTCCTTTCAACAACTCTGGCTTAAGCTCGGCATTTCGAATGATGATTTCATCCGTACGACCGAAGAGCGGCATCATAAAGTCGTGCAAGCGATCTTTCAAAAGATTTACGATCAGGGCGACATTTATAAAGCCGCTTATGAAGGGAAATACTGCACGCCGTGCGAAACATTCTGGACGGAGCGTCAGTTGCAGGACGGAAATTGCCCGGACTGCGGACGCGGCGTAGAGACGGTGCAGGAAGAAAGTTATTTCTTCCGGATGTCAAAATACCAGGAGCGTCTGCTGCAATTTATTGAAGAAAACCCCGAGTTCATTCAGCCGGTGTCGCGGCGCAATGAAATGATTAACTTCATTAAACAGGGGCTGGAAGACCTTTGCGTATCGCGTACTACGTTCGATTGGGGCATCCAGGTGCCGTTCGATTCCAAACATGTCGTCTATGTCTGGTTTGACGCGCTGACCAACTACATCACGGCGGCCGGCTACGGCCAGGATGACGGCAAGTTTGAAAAATACTGGCCGGCCGATGTTCACTTGGTCGGCAAAGAAATTGTTCGCTTCCATAGCATCATCTGGCCGGTTATCTTGATGGCGCTCGACCTGCCTTTGCCGAAAAAAGTATATGGACATGGCTGGCTGGTCGTCGAAGGCGATAAGATGTCAAAATCAAAAGGCAATGTGATCGATCCGGTCGGTTTGATTGAAGAATTCGGCCCGGATGCGATCCGCTATTTCCTCCTGCGCGAAATCACGCTCGGCAATGACGGCAATTTTTCGCGCGAAGCGCTGATCAATCGGATCAATGCCGATTTGGCGAACGATCTTGGTAATCTGCTGCATCGCAGCCTGAACATGATCGGCCGTTTTAGCGACGGAAACCTGCCGCCTTGCGGCGAACTCGGCGAGTTTGACAAACAGCTGCAGGATTTGGCGAAGACAACGGTCGCGCAATATGAAACGGCGATGGATGCGATGGACATTAACCAGGCGTTGAAATTAGTCTGGACGCTGATCGGTCGGACTAATAAATATATTGATGAAACGGCGCCGTGGGCGTTGGCGAAAGAGGAAGCGAAGCGTGAACAGCTCCATACGGTGCTTCACCATCTGGCTGCGATACTGCGTGTAGTGGCGATACTAATCTCACCGTTCATGCCGCATACTGCACCGAAGATTTGGCAGCAGTTGGGCTTGGGCGACGATTTTGCGGCCAGTCTCGATGATGCGAAACGCTTTGACGGTCTGCCGGTCGGCAAAGCAGTCGCCAAGCCGGAACCGATCTTCCCGCGTATTGAGGAGAAGAAGGAAGAAGAAGCGAAGACGTCGCCGGTTGCGGCGGCAAAAACGGCCGTTAAAGAAAAAGCGCCGGAGCAGGCAGCGGAAATCAGCATCGATGATTTTGCCAAAGTCGATCTGCGTGTAGTGAAAGTGTTGGCGGCCGATAAAGTCAAAGGCGCGGATCGTCTTTTAACACTGACGGTCGATCTGGGCGAAGAACAGCGAACGATCGTTTCCGGCATCGCGCAGCATTATGCGCCGGAAGATCTGGTGGGGCGGCATGTTGTCATGGTCGTCAATTTGAAAGCGGCGAAAATTCGCGGCATCGAATCGCGCGGCATGGTTTTGGCAGCATCCTGTGACGGAAAACTGGCGGTGGTCGAGTCGAGCTTGCCGCCCGGCAGCAAGGTGAAATAATGCGTGAAAGAATGGCCTCGGGACAAGCGGCTCTAACCGCTTGCCCGGGTCTTTTTTCTCGATACGACATTATATAGAAGAAAGTCGTAAAAAAGAGGCGAAAAAAGCGCTTCTGCGACGCAGGAAAACGCCTTTTTCCCTAAGGCTATCTGTGATATAGTTAAGGCGTCTATTTTATCCAAGCGAGGAGTTGTCAAAGATGCTATTTGATTCACATGCGCATTTGACGGACGAACGTTTTGACGATGACAGGGATGATGTCATAGAAAGAGCGAAATCCGAAAAAATTTCAGGGATTATCAATGCCGGAGCTTGCATGAAGTCGTCTGCGGCGTCAATTGCACTGGCTAATCGTCACCCGTTTATTTATGCCGCGGTGGGGATTCATCCGCATGATGCAAAAGATGCCGTGGAAGCCGATTATGCGCAGATGGAAGACTGGTTGCGCCAGGAAAAAAAGGTTATCGCGGTCGGCGAAATCGGGCTCGATTATTACTATGATTTTTCGCCGAAGGAAGTGCAAAAAGAAGTGTTTTTGCGCCAGCTTCAACTGGCGAAAAAAAACGACAGGCCGGTTATCATCCATAACCGTGATTCGCACGGCGACATGATGGAGATCCTGAGACGGGAAGCGAAGGGAATGCAAGGCGTACTGCACTGTTTCTCCGGCGGTTTGGAGATGGCGCGCGAGCTCTTGAAAATGGGCTTTTACCTTTCGGTTGCCGGACCGCTGACATACAAAAACGCGGCTGTTTTACCCGAGGTGGTAAAGGAAATTCCGCTGGAACGCTTGCTGATCGAAACCGACTGCCCATACCTGACGCCGCAGCCGCATCGCGGCAAACGAAATGAACCGGCCTACGTGCGCTATGTTGCGGAAAAAATCGCCGAAATCAAAGGGAAAACCTGGCAAGAAGTGGCATCTGTGACGCGAGAAAACACGCTGCGATTGTTCCGCATTGCAGCTAAATAATTATGTTAAATGAGAAGACTCGTTGGCGAGTCTTCTCATTTATTTACATAAACAAAGAAAAAACGAAACCAAAACCCAGTAAATGTCAGTGAATAGGCGGGGTAAAAAAAGTTGCGAAAAAAAGTTAAATAAATATAAAGTCGAAAAATGCTGAAAATTCAGACGCCTGTCGCGGCGGCGATACGCCTAAATTGTCGGAAAATAATTTAAGATAAATAAAAAAATAACAATGTCGTTGTCATAATTTTGAGACAAAAGAACGGGCCCAGATAAAATAAGCCGTGGAAGCTTGTTTACCGGCATGGATTGCTTGGTTTGACACTCTGGAAAGACGCATGCTATAATCCAAAAACGCTTCGAAAGGAGAGATTGCAGATGCGTCAAATGAAAGTTAACCGACACAAAATGCTGTCTGTGTTCCTTGCCCTGTTCACTGTCCTACTGTTGGCGACAGGTTTCACTTTTGCCTACAAGAACGTGCAGATTGAAGCTGATGGAACGATGCTACCGCTAAAAACATTACATAACCACCCTCGCGATGTGTTGGCGCAAGCCAATATCGAACTGGGTCCGCAGGACCAATACCGCTTGTCGACCACGGCTGTGGCTGACGGCACCACCATCAGGGTGCACCGGGCGGTACCGGTGACGGTTGTTCGGCAAGGACAAAGCGAGACGATAAGCAGCGGCCAACCTACGGTTGGTGAGCTGGCACAAAGTTTAGGTTATAAACAGGAAGAAATCGTAACGATTCCGCCGGCTGCTACGGCAGTCAAGGCGGGCATGCAAGTGGTCATCAAGGGACGTAGTGAACAGATCATGGAACAAGAGATTGAGGATGCCGCGCCGGTGATTCGGCAGGCGGACCCGACCCTGGAAAAAGGGGTGGAACGGGTCGAGGAAGAAGGAAAGCCCGGACGGCGTCATGTGACACTTAAACAAATTTATGCCGACGGGGAAGAGTTTGGTACGGAAGTCTTAAAAGAGACGGTTGAGGAATTTCCGCAGGCGCGTGTTTTGCGCGTCGGCAACCGCGAAACGGTTGCGACTTCGCGCGGCGATGTACGATTCAGCAGAGTGATGCGGATGGAAGCGACCGCATACCTGCCGACCGACGGTTCCGGTGAAGGGATCACCGCGTCGGGCATTCGCGCGCAGCATGGTGTCGTTGCCGTGGATCCGAATGTAATTCCGCTCGGCACGCGCCTCTTCATTCCCGGTTATGGAGTGGCCTTGGCTGCCGATACCGGCGGCGCAATTATCGGAAATCGTATTGATTTATGCGTCGAAGATTACGGCGAGGCGGTACAGTTTGGCCGTAGGGCGATAAAAGTATACGTGCTGGAATAGGAGAGGGGGGTATACTCCCTCTTCTTTTTTTGGTAACATAGATAAGACGGCCAGTTTGACTTTTTACAATCACGTGATGGCTGGGCTAAGTTTGGGCGGACGATGCAGCCGAAAGGATCGTCGCCTTTGGGATAGGTGAGAAGAACATGATTCAGGAAGTTATCGTGGTAGAAGGAAAAAATGATATTGCAGCGGTGAAACGCGCGGTTGATGCCGACTGCATCGCGACGCAGGGTTTCCGTCTGGCGCCGCGTGAACAGGCGCAACTGCGCCAGGCGTATGAGAAGCGCGGCCTGATCATTCTGACGGATCCGGACAGCGCAGGTGAGCGGATTCGTCGTTGGCTGACGAAAGCGTTTCCGCTTGCCAAGCACGCGTTTGTACCGAAGGAAGAAGCGACGGTGCCGGGCGACATCGGAATCGAGCAGGCATCGCCGGATTCGATCCGCAATGCACTGCGCAAAGTACGCTACCGCGAATGGCAGCCGGTCGAGGAGTTCGACTGGGCCGATCTCTTGACCTATGGACTGAACGGCAGTCCGGCGGCGGCGAGCCGTCGCGCGGAAGTAGGCGCGAAACTCGGCATCGGTTATGCCAATGCCAAAACGTTTTTGCAGCGATTAAACCATTATGGGGTGGCCCGTGCGGAATTTACCGCAGCCGTGGCGGAAGGCGAAGGTGCAGAGTGAAGCAACCGATGATAGCGCGCAAGGAAGTGACCTTGCATGTATTGAAAACATTTGACATTCGGGCCAGCAAGAAACTGGGCCAGAATTTTTTGATCGATCCCCAGGTGGTGGACGGCATTGTCGGCGCGGCGGATATCGGCCCGGACGACCGGGTGCTTGAAATCGGCCCCGGCATCGGAACGCTGACGCAGGCGCTGGCGGAAACCGGCGCGGCGGTGACCGCGGTGGAGCTTGACCAACGCTTGCTGACGGTTCTTGAAAAGACGCTGGAAGGCTACGAGAATATCCGCGTCGTGCATGGCGATATCTTAAAAGTCGATATTGCCCGGGAAATGGGGGAAGGCGGCTATAAGGTCGTGGCCAATCTGCCGTACTATATCACGACGCCGATTGTGATGGCGCTCTTGGAACGCCGCTTGCCGCTCGAACGCCTTGTCACGATGGTGCAAAAGGAAGTGGCGCTGCGCATGGTGGCAAAACCGGGCAGCAAGGATTACGGCGCATTGTCGGTCGCGGTTCAGTATTATACCGAGCCGGAACTTTTGTTCGTCGTACCGCCGCGTTCGTTTATCCCGGCTCCGGCCGTGGAGTCGGCGGTTATTTGCTGCAAGGTACGCAAAGCGCCGCCGGTTGAGGTGGAAAGTGAGAAATTATTTTTCCGTGTCGTAAAATCGGCGTTCGGGCAGCGTCGCAAGACATTGAATAATGCATTGAAGCTGACCGGCTTATCGAGTGAAGGCGTAGGGAAAATTCTATCCGGCGCCGGAATCGATGGCGTGCGTCGCGGCGAAACGCTGTCGTTGCAGGAATTTGCCGACTTGGCCAATGAGTGGCATAAGCTGCTGTAACGGAAACGATTTCAGTGACGAATTTGCCGCCAGTGCTTCCGCTATGCTGCAAACTAAGAAAAAAATTAGAGCAGGCAGGCAAAATAGCCCTGTCTGGCGAATACAGTATAAATTACACATGGATAAGTGAGTGAATGCGGCATGAAGATGCAAGTGTTGGCGAAAGCGAAAATCAATCTGACGTTGGATGTGCTCTACAAGCGTCCTGACGGTTATCATGAAGTGGAGATGGTCATGCAGTCGTTGCAGGTGGCGGATTTGATTGAGCTTGCCTTGCGCCAGGATGACACGGTTTCTTTGCAGGTGGATCGCAGCGATCTGCCGGCGGATGAAAGCAACCTGGCTTACCGGGCTGCCCGTTTGCTGCAGCGGGAACATGGCGTGAAGCTCGGCGTCGACATGGCTTTGCAAAAAAGAATCCCGATGGCGGCCGGTCTGGCTGGCGGCAGCGCCGATGCGGCAGCTGTCCTGTGGGGCTTGAACCGACTCTGGAATTTGAATCTGCCGCAGAGCGAACTGGAACGGCTCGGCGCGTTGCTGGGCTCGGACATTCCATTTTGCCTGCGCGGCGGCACGGTGCTGGCCCGCGGACGGGGCGAAGAACTGCTGGAACTGACGGCGATGCCGGAATGTGCCGTGGTGTTGGTCAAACTGCCGATCGATGTGCCTACGGCGTGGGTCTATGGCCAATATCAGGCGAGAGCCGATTTGCGCCATCCGGACACGAAAGCCATGTTGGCCGCCCTCGCGGCGAAAGA
The nucleotide sequence above comes from Azotosporobacter soli. Encoded proteins:
- the metG gene encoding methionine--tRNA ligase, which produces MKKKTYYITTPIYYPSDRLHIGHAYCTTIADAVARYRRMSGYDVFFLTGSDEHGQKIQRKAAEGNVTPKEYVDGIVASFQQLWLKLGISNDDFIRTTEERHHKVVQAIFQKIYDQGDIYKAAYEGKYCTPCETFWTERQLQDGNCPDCGRGVETVQEESYFFRMSKYQERLLQFIEENPEFIQPVSRRNEMINFIKQGLEDLCVSRTTFDWGIQVPFDSKHVVYVWFDALTNYITAAGYGQDDGKFEKYWPADVHLVGKEIVRFHSIIWPVILMALDLPLPKKVYGHGWLVVEGDKMSKSKGNVIDPVGLIEEFGPDAIRYFLLREITLGNDGNFSREALINRINADLANDLGNLLHRSLNMIGRFSDGNLPPCGELGEFDKQLQDLAKTTVAQYETAMDAMDINQALKLVWTLIGRTNKYIDETAPWALAKEEAKREQLHTVLHHLAAILRVVAILISPFMPHTAPKIWQQLGLGDDFAASLDDAKRFDGLPVGKAVAKPEPIFPRIEEKKEEEAKTSPVAAAKTAVKEKAPEQAAEISIDDFAKVDLRVVKVLAADKVKGADRLLTLTVDLGEEQRTIVSGIAQHYAPEDLVGRHVVMVVNLKAAKIRGIESRGMVLAASCDGKLAVVESSLPPGSKVK
- a CDS encoding TatD family hydrolase, with the protein product MLFDSHAHLTDERFDDDRDDVIERAKSEKISGIINAGACMKSSAASIALANRHPFIYAAVGIHPHDAKDAVEADYAQMEDWLRQEKKVIAVGEIGLDYYYDFSPKEVQKEVFLRQLQLAKKNDRPVIIHNRDSHGDMMEILRREAKGMQGVLHCFSGGLEMARELLKMGFYLSVAGPLTYKNAAVLPEVVKEIPLERLLIETDCPYLTPQPHRGKRNEPAYVRYVAEKIAEIKGKTWQEVASVTRENTLRLFRIAAK
- a CDS encoding 3D domain-containing protein, which translates into the protein MRQMKVNRHKMLSVFLALFTVLLLATGFTFAYKNVQIEADGTMLPLKTLHNHPRDVLAQANIELGPQDQYRLSTTAVADGTTIRVHRAVPVTVVRQGQSETISSGQPTVGELAQSLGYKQEEIVTIPPAATAVKAGMQVVIKGRSEQIMEQEIEDAAPVIRQADPTLEKGVERVEEEGKPGRRHVTLKQIYADGEEFGTEVLKETVEEFPQARVLRVGNRETVATSRGDVRFSRVMRMEATAYLPTDGSGEGITASGIRAQHGVVAVDPNVIPLGTRLFIPGYGVALAADTGGAIIGNRIDLCVEDYGEAVQFGRRAIKVYVLE
- the rnmV gene encoding ribonuclease M5, with the protein product MIQEVIVVEGKNDIAAVKRAVDADCIATQGFRLAPREQAQLRQAYEKRGLIILTDPDSAGERIRRWLTKAFPLAKHAFVPKEEATVPGDIGIEQASPDSIRNALRKVRYREWQPVEEFDWADLLTYGLNGSPAAASRRAEVGAKLGIGYANAKTFLQRLNHYGVARAEFTAAVAEGEGAE
- the rsmA gene encoding 16S rRNA (adenine(1518)-N(6)/adenine(1519)-N(6))-dimethyltransferase RsmA; translation: MKQPMIARKEVTLHVLKTFDIRASKKLGQNFLIDPQVVDGIVGAADIGPDDRVLEIGPGIGTLTQALAETGAAVTAVELDQRLLTVLEKTLEGYENIRVVHGDILKVDIAREMGEGGYKVVANLPYYITTPIVMALLERRLPLERLVTMVQKEVALRMVAKPGSKDYGALSVAVQYYTEPELLFVVPPRSFIPAPAVESAVICCKVRKAPPVEVESEKLFFRVVKSAFGQRRKTLNNALKLTGLSSEGVGKILSGAGIDGVRRGETLSLQEFADLANEWHKLL
- the ispE gene encoding 4-(cytidine 5'-diphospho)-2-C-methyl-D-erythritol kinase codes for the protein MKMQVLAKAKINLTLDVLYKRPDGYHEVEMVMQSLQVADLIELALRQDDTVSLQVDRSDLPADESNLAYRAARLLQREHGVKLGVDMALQKRIPMAAGLAGGSADAAAVLWGLNRLWNLNLPQSELERLGALLGSDIPFCLRGGTVLARGRGEELLELTAMPECAVVLVKLPIDVPTAWVYGQYQARADLRHPDTKAMLAALAAKDLAAVAANVGNVLECVTIAAYPAIAEVKAELAKRGAKAVLMSGSGPTVFALADDEAAAEALADGLAKRWQAEVIVTKTSKVGCEDGRTSFVAD